A window of Gambusia affinis linkage group LG03, SWU_Gaff_1.0, whole genome shotgun sequence genomic DNA:
GCGTTGCAAAGATACTTTTAACAATTATAtctattatcaaatatttttaatttaatttaatttaattcatttaggCAAGTTTTTGAGCATTGTTGAAGGTTTTTAGAAATTTAAGTAGGAACTAGGAACGTTTCTTGTGTCATGACGCGGAAATCACAGACGAACAAAGCTCCGGACAACGTTTCCTGTAACTCAGCCTTTGTAAACAACTTGTTTCCGAAATGAATCGCACCAGATCATCGGACCGAGTTACtagggagaaaaaaacagagaaaaagaaacgcAGACGGTCTTCTTCTTCgttgtcttcctcctcctcttccagcAGGAGCAGGTCGGCTAAGAAAATTACTTCCACGAAGAAGAAGATAACAGGTTGGGAGTGCTTTGTTCATTAAAAATCCACCAGAGAGGCTTATGAAGCATCCTGAACATGTGTTTCTCCTCAGATGGGAAAGAGCAAATAAAGAGGCGGAGGACGCGATCCACATCTTCATCAtccacttcctcctcttcttcttcctcttcctcttcatcctcctcaagtgacgagaaaagaaagaggaagaagagcaaAGCCAAGAAGAAACTGAAGAAGCAGAAGGCCAAGCTGAAGAAGCagaggaaaaaggagaaaaagaagttgaagaagaaggagaagaagttGAAAAAGGAGGTGGAGGCGTTGCAGAGACCTCCAGAGAAACCTCCATCCTACCTGGAGGCGATGCCgaatgaagaggaggaggaggaggtggagctgGGGCCAGGTGAGACCTCACGCTATGGAGGGTAGAGAAATACCTGTACCATGTTCCACAAATCGAAAGCACATATTTGGGGAGATCAGTATGAACATTTCTGAGCAAATAACGCAATTTAAGAAGGTGTTCTCTATctatttgctgttttctgccTGGCTCCACACTTTTCTCGAACCTGAGCTCCATGGAGTTGAGTTTTTGATCCGTTTAAACGTTTCTTGGTTTGTTGCATTCCTCAGTCATGACCGACGAGCAGAAGGCCCGGCTCGCCACTAAGAGGCCTCTCACCAAGGAGGAGTATGAGGCCAGGCAGAGTGTGATCCGCAGAGTGGTGGacccagaaacaggaagaaccAGGTCTGACAAAGGATTAACTTATTCAACATTCGTAGGATAAAACGTTCCCGATTTTCAGATGTCTGATTTTCATCCGTCTAGGTTGGtgagaggagaaggagagatCATTGAGGAGATAGTGACCcgagagaaacacaaagagatcAACAAGGTAAACAGAATGTCATCACTTTTAGGCGAAGGACACGTAGCTGCTGTTAGCTGGATGACAAAAATCTCTGCTTTGTCTCTTAGCAAGCTACAATGGGAGATGGGAATGCCTTCCAGAGGAAACTGGGAATGAACAGATAGAAGAACCTCCAGACGAAAACACAGACTGTTTACGTCCTGCTTGTTTCTGAGTCCTTCTGATTCTTTTGAATATACTGTAGAGATTTTCACTGTTTGGGTTTAGGTTTATGTTTAGGTTGCAGACGcaggtttctttattttataaaaacccGAAAGCATAATTTTATGTTATAACTAATatgaaacacaataaatcaCATTCAAATCTTCCATGTATGTTTGTTACTGTTCATCCATTTTGCAtacatatttctgtttgatataatgtattttgttttttggatttggacaactctctctctttttctaattgcgttttgttttgttttgtcaaaagaTCCTGAAACGTATATTTTTGAAGTGTTCCGAGTCTCATGTATTCAAGTTTTCCGCCTTGGACATTTTTCAGACTAATCACTCAACCTTTatcaaaatgtctttaataaGGCCACTAAACTCTGGCCTGGGAATTATTCAGGGtctattttggaaaataaagttAGACTTTTCCAGGCATTATTCTTTTaggcaaaaaattaaaacttgcaATCTCTTAAAAAATGACTGGCAACTTCAAAGCAGAGCACACTGGCAGGCTCTGTATCAAAGTGTGAAAGAGGCTTTTTACAGAGCAtcttaaatttaataataattaattattttatggtCTATTGTGATTATATCAACACACAAACCTTTGCCTGGGTTGAGGTTAGAGTCATCCCAAAAGATTATTGTTATCCCACCTTATCCATATCCTTAAAGGGAGCCCAGTTTAACAACAACATGGATTTAGTGGATTGTGAACATGCAGCCATTAACCTGACAAGATGGACACCTTCtggaataacattttaaaattgtactaAGAGTTGAACATGGTGGGGGTCTGCTTACCTGCCTCTGGTCCTGGTGTGTCTTACAAAGTTTAAGGAGCAATTAGGAAGGATGACTATCTCAAAATAATCACCCCATTCAGAAAAAGAAGAGCTGAGGGATGATGCATCTATCAGGCTCTAAGGATGTGACCTTTATTGAAACTCcctaaagcagaaatattttaca
This region includes:
- the arl6ip4 gene encoding ADP-ribosylation factor-like protein 6-interacting protein 4, which encodes MNRTRSSDRVTREKKTEKKKRRRSSSSLSSSSSSSRSRSAKKITSTKKKITDGKEQIKRRRTRSTSSSSTSSSSSSSSSSSSSSDEKRKRKKSKAKKKLKKQKAKLKKQRKKEKKKLKKKEKKLKKEVEALQRPPEKPPSYLEAMPNEEEEEEVELGPVMTDEQKARLATKRPLTKEEYEARQSVIRRVVDPETGRTRLVRGEGEIIEEIVTREKHKEINKQATMGDGNAFQRKLGMNR